One region of Ictalurus punctatus breed USDA103 chromosome 6, Coco_2.0, whole genome shotgun sequence genomic DNA includes:
- the dct gene encoding L-dopachrome tautomerase, giving the protein MKRMVPLMKALLCWCVLCEFARGVRAQFPRACSTVEAIESKRCCPSPSADAEDACGARSGRGACDTVRTDTRPWGGTYTLRNVDDRERWPTKFYTQTCTCFGNFAGYDCGECKFGWTGPNCNLRKPPVKRKNIMSLSVEERQIFLEALQRSKRTVHPQYVIATEHWLGLIDRETNQTRFSNISVYDLFVWQHYYSVRDTLLGPGRPFKGIDFSHKGPAFITWHRYHLLSLERDLQKLIGDENFAIPYWNFATGGSECDVCTDELLGGEDPSDPSLISPRSPFSDWGIVCNSLDDYNRLVTLCNGTREGPLRRGPKERGNITLPTKDDVHSCLQLRDFDRPPYLTNSTFSFRNTLEGFDKSDGELDSAVTGLHNLVHDFLSGTNALSHSAANDPIFVVLHAFTDAIFEEWLRRFPKEDSFPEEMAPIGHNRHFNMVPFFPPVTNEEIYIPSVELGYSYEIDLADAGQSSAAFVVAGSCLALLVLILLLVLYARQRRRREYEPLVSSGYAAVKYTEDA; this is encoded by the exons atgaagaggatgGTGCCGCTGATGAAGGCGCTGCTGTGCTGGTGCGTTCTTTGCGAGTTCGCGCGCGGTGTCCGTGCGCAGTTTCCGCGCGCGTGCAGCACGGTGGAGGCGATCGAGTCGAAGCGCTGCTGTCCGTCCCCGAGCGCCGATGCCGAGGACGCGTGCGGCGCGCGCTCCGGACGCGGGGCCTGCGACACCGTGCGCACGGACACGCGGCCGTGGGGCGGAACGTACACGCTGCGCAACGTGGACGACCGCGAGCGCTGGCCCACCAAGTTCTACACGCAGACCTGCACGTGCTTCG GTAACTTCGCTGGTTACGACTGTGGCGAGTGTAAGTTCGGCTGGACGGGGCCGAACTGCAACCTCCGCAAGCCTCCTGTGAAACGGAAGAACATCATGTCTCTGAGTGTGGAGGAGAGGCAGATCTTCCTGGAGGCGCTGCAGCGTTCCAAACGCACCGTACACCCTCAGTACGTCATCGCCACCGAGCACTGGCTCGGCCTGATCGACCGCGAAACCAACCAGACACGCTTCAGCAACATCAGTGTGTACGATCTGTTCGTCTGGCAACACTACTACTCCGTGAGGGACACTCTGCTCG GTCCCGGACGGCCGTTCAAAGGCATCGATTTCTCCCATAAAGGCCCCGCCTTCATCACCTGGCACAGGTACCATCTACTGAGTCTGGAGAGAGACCTTCAG AAACTGATTGGCGATGAAAATTTTGCTATCCCTTACTGGAATTTTGCTACGGGTGGCTCGGAGTGTGACGTGTGCACTGATGAGCTTTTGGGAGGAGAAGACCCCAGTGACCCCTCACTCATCAGCCCTAGATCACCCTTCAGTGACTGGGGAATCGTGTGCAACAG CTTGGACGATTATAATCGTTTGGTGACGCTGTGTAACGGGACGAGAGAGGGGCCTTTACGTCGCGGTCCGAAGGAAAGAGGCAACATTACTTTGCCGACGAAGGACGACGTGCACAGCTGCCTCCAGTTACGAGACTTCGACAGGCCGCCATATTTGACCAACTCCACCTTCAGCTTCAG AAACACGTTGGAGGGTTTCGATAAATCGGACGGAGAACTCGACAGCGCTGTGACGGGTTTACACAACCTCGTCCACGACTTCCTCAGCGGCACCAACGCGCTGTCTCACTCTGCCGCCAACGACCCCATCTTCGTG GTGTTACATGCCTTCACAGACGCCATCTTTGAAGAATGGCTGCGCCGCTTCCCGAAAGAAGACAGTTTTCCTGAAGAAATGGCTCCGATCGGCCATAACCGCCATTTTAACATGGTTCCCTTCTTCCCTCCGGTCACCAACGAGGAAATCTACATTCCCTCTGTCGAGCTGGGCTACTCCTACGAGATCGACCTCGCAG ACGCAGGTCAGTCCTCAGCTGCGTTTGTTGTCGCCGGCTCCTGCCTCGCTCTTCTCGTCCTCATCCTCCTTTTGGTTCTGTACGCACGGCAGAGACGCAGACGCGAGTACGAGCCGCTCGTCAGCTCCGGATACGCTGCTGTGAAATACACTGAGGACGCCTGA